One genomic region from Haloprofundus salinisoli encodes:
- a CDS encoding Lrp/AsnC family transcriptional regulator yields MDERDITLLKAISDLGTGSPERLHEETGIPVSTIHYRLNNLKEDGIIENDLYDVDLEKFGLGVTVIVEVLADYSGSYEDVGGKLMEIEGVTQTYFTMGETDFIVIARLTGSEMVERLISEFEAIEEVDRTNSTYVISTLRDSQRVLQSYSVETLVEELAEE; encoded by the coding sequence ATGGACGAGCGCGACATCACGCTTCTGAAGGCCATCTCGGACCTCGGGACCGGCAGTCCCGAACGCCTCCACGAAGAGACGGGTATCCCGGTGTCGACGATTCACTACCGGTTGAACAACCTGAAGGAGGACGGTATCATCGAGAACGACCTCTACGACGTGGATTTGGAGAAGTTCGGCCTCGGCGTCACGGTCATCGTCGAAGTGCTGGCCGATTACAGCGGGTCGTACGAGGACGTCGGCGGGAAACTCATGGAGATCGAGGGGGTCACGCAGACGTACTTCACGATGGGCGAGACCGACTTCATCGTCATCGCCCGCCTGACCGGCAGCGAGATGGTCGAACGACTCATCTCGGAGTTCGAGGCCATCGAGGAAGTCGACCGGACCAACTCGACGTACGTGATCTCGACGCTGCGCGACAGTCAACGAGTGCTCCAGAGCTACAGCGTCGAGACGCTCGTCGAGGAGCTCGCCGAGGAGTGA
- the gatE gene encoding Glu-tRNA(Gln) amidotransferase subunit GatE — MTEYDYEELGLVAGLEIHQQLDTATKLFCDSPTVRREPEEATRTFTRYLHPTRSELGEIDEAALEESRVDREFEYLAYDTTCLVEEDDEPPAELDREALDVGMQIAELMEMSVVDQAHVMRKIVVDGSNTSGFQRSSLVAQDGEIETSEGAVGIEDLLLEEESAQRIEERDDGVLYSLDRLGIPLVEIGTKPDISSPEQAREAAETIGMLLRSTGKVKRGLGTIRQDVNVSIADGARVEMKGVQSLDDIDDIVRNEVGRQVELLAIRDELQERDAHVGDPRDVTDVFADSDSGVIRGALDSGGKVTGVRLTGFDGLVGRELQPDRRLGTELSDHAKRHGAGGIFHTDELPAYGVTDEEVAALRQAVGAEPDDAVAIVAADSGTADLAIDAAAARAEAAIEGVPEETRGANDDGTTRYLRPLPGAARMYPETDVPPVEPDPTEVEVPELLTEKVERYQAEFGLDAGLAEQVAYGRRMPLFERAVRDGADPTFVAGLVESTVTELRRDDVAVENLDAEHFLAVIRLVTDGDLAKEGVNEVLALLAENPQLSAEAAVEEAGLSGVSEDEVRDAVVGVVERNEEQVEEEGMAAFSGLMGEAMGALRGRADGEVVSSVLREEIQKRA; from the coding sequence ATGACGGAGTACGACTACGAGGAGCTCGGCCTCGTCGCGGGGCTGGAGATTCACCAGCAGCTCGACACCGCGACGAAGCTGTTCTGCGACTCGCCGACGGTGCGCCGCGAACCCGAGGAGGCGACCCGGACGTTCACGCGATACCTCCACCCCACGCGGAGCGAACTCGGCGAGATCGACGAGGCGGCGCTGGAAGAGAGCCGCGTCGACCGCGAGTTCGAGTATCTGGCCTACGACACCACCTGTCTCGTCGAGGAGGACGACGAACCGCCGGCGGAGCTCGACCGCGAGGCGCTCGACGTGGGGATGCAGATAGCCGAACTGATGGAGATGTCGGTCGTCGACCAGGCGCACGTGATGCGGAAAATCGTCGTCGACGGGTCGAACACCTCCGGTTTCCAGCGCTCGTCGCTCGTCGCCCAGGACGGCGAAATCGAAACGAGCGAAGGCGCAGTGGGAATCGAGGACCTCCTGCTCGAAGAGGAGTCCGCCCAGCGCATCGAAGAGCGCGACGACGGCGTCCTCTACAGCCTCGACCGTCTCGGGATTCCGCTGGTCGAAATCGGCACGAAACCCGACATCTCCTCGCCCGAACAGGCGCGGGAGGCCGCCGAAACCATCGGGATGCTGCTCCGGTCGACGGGCAAAGTCAAGCGCGGCCTCGGCACCATCCGACAGGACGTGAACGTCTCCATCGCCGACGGCGCGCGCGTGGAGATGAAAGGCGTCCAGAGCCTCGACGACATCGACGACATCGTCCGCAACGAGGTCGGCCGGCAGGTCGAACTCTTGGCCATCCGTGACGAACTGCAGGAGCGAGACGCGCACGTCGGCGACCCGCGGGACGTGACCGACGTGTTCGCCGACAGCGACTCCGGGGTTATTCGCGGTGCCCTGGATTCGGGCGGCAAAGTAACCGGCGTCCGCCTCACCGGCTTCGACGGTCTCGTCGGCCGCGAACTCCAACCGGACCGCCGTCTCGGCACCGAACTGTCGGACCACGCCAAGCGCCACGGCGCGGGCGGCATCTTCCACACCGACGAACTGCCCGCCTACGGCGTCACCGACGAGGAAGTCGCGGCGCTGCGCCAGGCGGTCGGCGCGGAACCCGACGACGCCGTGGCCATCGTCGCCGCCGACAGCGGAACCGCGGACCTCGCCATCGACGCCGCCGCGGCGCGTGCGGAGGCCGCCATCGAAGGCGTCCCCGAGGAGACGCGCGGCGCGAACGACGACGGTACGACGCGATACCTCCGGCCGCTGCCGGGTGCAGCGCGGATGTACCCCGAGACGGACGTGCCGCCGGTCGAACCCGACCCCACCGAAGTCGAGGTGCCCGAACTGCTCACCGAGAAGGTCGAGCGCTATCAGGCGGAGTTCGGCCTCGACGCCGGTCTCGCCGAACAGGTCGCCTACGGCCGCCGGATGCCGTTGTTCGAGCGGGCCGTCCGCGACGGCGCGGACCCGACGTTCGTCGCCGGGTTGGTCGAGAGTACTGTGACCGAACTGCGGCGCGACGACGTGGCCGTCGAGAACCTCGACGCCGAGCACTTCCTGGCCGTCATCAGACTCGTCACCGACGGCGACCTCGCCAAGGAGGGCGTCAACGAGGTGCTGGCGCTGCTGGCCGAGAATCCCCAGCTTTCGGCGGAGGCGGCCGTCGAGGAGGCGGGCCTCTCGGGCGTGAGCGAGGACGAGGTGCGCGACGCCGTCGTCGGCGTGGTCGAGCGCAACGAAGAACAGGTCGAGGAGGAGGGAATGGCCGCGTTCTCGGGACTGATGGGCGAAGCGATGGGCGCGCTTCGCGGCCGCGCCGACGGCGAAGTCGTGAGTAGCGTGCTCCGCGAAGAGATCCAAAAGCGCGCCTGA
- a CDS encoding MFS transporter: MSNRLGVDSQVLALALARMTESVGNSFLIVVLPLFIGTELVSGDTFGLTEVAVTGIVLSLFGFVNSPLQPFTGRLSDRTGRRKIFVLAGLLLIGIASFSYSLASAYWHLVGLRVLQGVAGALIIPTTVALVNDLASETNRGGNMGTYNTFRLVGFGVGPIAAGAVVSAGPYAIGVGGTQVQFSGFDAAFYFATFTATVSFVLILSLIRDPENVTADASVGEDGGALDGISVFDRSGRGVLDPVFTLGVVSFFMAVGIALFATLGDIINARLDQGPTLFGLQFAAFVLAQIFLQVPIGRATDFYGRRRFILVGMVLLVPTTLVQGVIYDPWPMFAARFAQGIAGAMVFAPALALAGDLAPDGKSGTTLSVLTMAFGFGVAFGPLAAGFLVSFGFVVPFAFGASLAAVGAVLVWTQVEETVTARRSPFSTD; encoded by the coding sequence ATGTCGAACCGACTGGGCGTCGATTCGCAGGTGCTGGCGCTCGCGCTGGCGAGGATGACCGAGTCCGTGGGAAATTCGTTTCTCATCGTCGTCCTCCCGCTTTTCATCGGAACTGAACTGGTTTCGGGCGACACCTTCGGGCTGACTGAGGTTGCGGTCACCGGCATCGTCCTCTCGCTGTTCGGCTTCGTCAACAGCCCGCTCCAGCCGTTCACGGGACGACTGTCGGACCGGACCGGGCGACGCAAGATATTCGTCCTCGCCGGCTTGCTCCTCATCGGCATCGCCAGTTTCTCGTACTCGCTGGCCTCCGCATACTGGCATCTCGTCGGGCTGCGCGTCCTGCAGGGGGTCGCCGGCGCGCTCATCATCCCGACGACCGTCGCGCTCGTCAACGATCTGGCGTCGGAGACGAACCGCGGCGGCAACATGGGGACGTACAACACGTTCAGGCTCGTCGGCTTCGGCGTCGGCCCCATCGCGGCCGGGGCCGTCGTCTCCGCCGGCCCGTACGCGATCGGCGTGGGCGGAACGCAGGTCCAGTTCAGCGGCTTCGACGCCGCGTTCTACTTCGCCACGTTCACCGCGACCGTCAGTTTCGTCCTCATCCTCTCGCTGATCCGCGACCCCGAGAACGTCACCGCGGACGCGTCGGTCGGCGAGGACGGCGGCGCGCTCGACGGCATCTCCGTGTTCGACCGCAGCGGACGGGGCGTGCTCGACCCGGTGTTCACGCTTGGCGTCGTCTCCTTCTTCATGGCCGTCGGTATCGCGCTGTTCGCTACGCTGGGCGACATCATCAACGCGCGACTCGACCAGGGGCCGACGCTGTTCGGCCTCCAGTTCGCGGCGTTCGTGTTGGCCCAGATATTTCTCCAAGTGCCGATCGGGCGAGCGACCGACTTCTACGGTCGGCGGAGATTCATCCTGGTCGGGATGGTGCTGTTGGTCCCGACGACGCTCGTCCAGGGCGTCATATACGACCCGTGGCCGATGTTCGCCGCCCGCTTCGCGCAGGGCATCGCGGGAGCGATGGTGTTCGCGCCCGCACTCGCGCTCGCGGGCGATCTCGCACCCGACGGCAAGTCGGGGACCACGCTCTCGGTGCTGACGATGGCGTTCGGCTTCGGCGTCGCGTTCGGCCCGCTGGCGGCGGGTTTTCTCGTCTCGTTCGGGTTCGTGGTCCCGTTCGCCTTCGGGGCGTCGCTGGCGGCCGTCGGCGCCGTCTTGGTCTGGACGCAGGTCGAAGAGACCGTCACGGCGCGACGCTCGCCGTTTTCGACTGACTAG
- a CDS encoding riboflavin synthase translates to MYTGLVEATGRISKTEPAAEGRRLRVETPLASDLAVGDSAAISGVCLTVERRSDDWFEAFATEETLARTYLSDLRVDDAVNLERPMPVDGRFDGHVVKGTVDTTGTVAEIREQEKGVEFAFEVPDSFAGYLVEKGAVAVDGASLTVADYDDRRFTVAAIPETLRLTTLTEKDIGDPVHLEADVLAKYVERRLAVEAAQ, encoded by the coding sequence ATGTACACTGGACTGGTCGAAGCGACCGGCCGCATCTCGAAAACCGAACCCGCCGCCGAAGGCCGTCGACTCCGCGTCGAAACCCCTCTTGCATCTGACCTCGCCGTCGGCGACAGCGCCGCTATCAGCGGCGTCTGTCTCACCGTCGAACGCCGAAGCGACGACTGGTTCGAGGCGTTCGCCACGGAGGAGACACTCGCGCGGACGTATCTCTCAGACCTCCGCGTCGACGACGCGGTGAACCTCGAACGGCCGATGCCCGTCGACGGCCGGTTCGACGGCCACGTCGTCAAAGGAACCGTCGACACCACGGGCACTGTGGCCGAAATCCGCGAACAGGAGAAAGGAGTGGAGTTCGCCTTCGAGGTTCCCGACTCCTTCGCGGGTTATCTCGTCGAGAAAGGGGCCGTCGCCGTCGACGGCGCATCGTTGACCGTCGCCGACTACGACGACCGACGTTTCACGGTCGCGGCGATTCCGGAGACGCTTCGGCTGACGACACTCACGGAGAAGGACATCGGCGACCCCGTTCATCTGGAAGCCGACGTGCTGGCGAAGTACGTCGAGCGGCGGTTGGCGGTCGAAGCGGCGCAGTAG
- a CDS encoding HalOD1 output domain-containing protein, with product MSAQNHVSNASAPSDYCTLFNPCVDSVVEELVRTVSALRDASPVEITPLYRVVDSDALETLFDESATRKRPSHRVVTFDYEGFEVTIRSPGCIALDPIEAT from the coding sequence ATGTCGGCACAGAACCACGTGAGCAACGCTTCGGCTCCAAGCGATTACTGCACCCTCTTCAACCCGTGCGTCGACTCGGTCGTCGAGGAACTCGTCCGGACGGTTTCGGCGCTTCGTGACGCCTCCCCCGTCGAGATTACCCCGCTGTACAGGGTCGTCGACTCCGACGCACTCGAAACGCTGTTCGACGAGTCAGCCACGAGAAAGCGACCGAGTCACCGGGTCGTCACGTTCGATTACGAGGGGTTCGAGGTGACGATTCGCAGCCCCGGCTGTATAGCCCTCGACCCCATCGAGGCGACGTAG
- a CDS encoding MaoC family dehydratase, producing the protein MPIYFEDLAVGETTEFGEYEVTEDEIIEFAGRYDPQFFHVDPEKAEETMYGGLIASGWHTASMTMRMLVDGFLSEAASMGAKGVDELRWYRPVRPGDVLRVRNEVLEKAVESDERGLAHVRTTTLNGNDEEVFSMVGLVMFGRKPE; encoded by the coding sequence ATGCCGATTTACTTCGAGGACCTCGCGGTCGGCGAGACGACCGAGTTCGGCGAGTACGAAGTGACCGAAGACGAGATAATCGAGTTCGCCGGGCGCTACGACCCGCAGTTCTTCCACGTCGACCCCGAGAAAGCCGAGGAGACGATGTACGGCGGCCTCATCGCCTCGGGTTGGCACACGGCGTCGATGACGATGCGGATGCTCGTCGACGGCTTCCTCTCGGAGGCGGCCTCGATGGGTGCGAAGGGCGTCGACGAACTCCGGTGGTACCGTCCGGTGCGACCGGGTGACGTGTTGCGGGTGCGAAACGAGGTGTTGGAGAAGGCAGTCGAGAGCGACGAGCGGGGTCTCGCGCACGTGCGGACGACGACGCTGAACGGCAACGACGAGGAAGTGTTCTCGATGGTCGGACTGGTGATGTTCGGACGAAAACCGGAGTAG
- a CDS encoding M48 family metalloprotease codes for MDRSLLARMAFATALLGVVALAFTVALVAGFGALAVFFGWPMVVAPVGAAVVLLGFGALELTQGARVVREADAYEVDADTSPRLHRIVRIVAQQADLPMLAIAVSDDDAPEAFVTGYTAGSATLVISLGMLRALDDAELRAVVAHELAHVKNRDVALMTAISVPTAVASRLHELSSATSERLVGSGGAVRGRGLVAIVAFLSAVVSLVAGLFSFLGRSLIASFSRVRELAADRGAVAITGDPASLASALSSIETELGKHPVEDLRSAQSVAAFTVVSPEQVEPDEPLMLGAEGDQPATLTYYSDRYEAFVYRTFLRTHPSVGDRVSRLQAAEREVQTATPP; via the coding sequence ATGGACCGGTCCCTCCTCGCTCGAATGGCGTTCGCCACCGCCCTCCTCGGCGTCGTCGCCCTCGCGTTCACCGTCGCACTCGTCGCAGGATTCGGCGCGCTCGCGGTGTTTTTCGGTTGGCCGATGGTTGTCGCGCCCGTCGGCGCTGCAGTCGTCCTCCTCGGCTTCGGTGCGCTCGAACTCACGCAGGGCGCGCGCGTCGTCCGCGAAGCCGACGCCTACGAAGTCGACGCCGACACCTCGCCGCGCCTCCACCGTATCGTCCGCATCGTCGCCCAGCAGGCTGACCTGCCGATGCTCGCAATCGCCGTCTCCGACGACGACGCCCCCGAGGCGTTCGTCACCGGCTACACCGCCGGCAGCGCGACGCTCGTCATCTCGCTCGGGATGCTCCGCGCGCTCGACGACGCGGAACTCCGAGCCGTGGTCGCCCACGAACTGGCGCACGTGAAAAACCGCGACGTGGCGCTGATGACCGCGATTTCGGTGCCGACGGCCGTCGCCAGTCGGTTGCACGAGCTTTCGAGCGCGACGAGCGAGCGACTCGTCGGGAGCGGCGGTGCGGTCCGCGGCCGCGGTCTCGTCGCCATCGTCGCCTTCCTCTCGGCTGTCGTCTCGCTCGTCGCCGGACTGTTCTCCTTTCTCGGCCGCTCGCTCATCGCCTCGTTCTCGCGGGTGCGCGAACTCGCCGCCGACCGCGGGGCCGTCGCGATCACTGGCGACCCCGCGTCGTTGGCGAGCGCGCTTTCGTCCATCGAGACGGAACTCGGCAAACACCCGGTCGAAGACCTCCGGAGCGCCCAGAGCGTCGCGGCGTTCACCGTCGTCTCCCCCGAGCAAGTCGAACCGGACGAACCGCTGATGCTCGGCGCGGAGGGCGACCAACCGGCGACGCTGACGTACTACTCGGACCGCTACGAGGCGTTCGTCTACCGGACGTTCCTGCGGACGCACCCGTCGGTGGGCGACCGGGTGTCGAGGCTTCAGGCGGCCGAGCGCGAGGTGCAAACTGCGACCCCACCATAA
- a CDS encoding RNA methyltransferase, protein MSRQNPVVVVVEPKTPGNIGTIARAMKNFGLSELKLVDPPELHRDGDAYGFAGHAREDVLPNAETVEFDDVVENYHTVATTAITNEDSRRHVRYPFKTPVELRESLKTVETRTALVFGREGTGLDNGELERMDEICSIPASDEYPVLNLGQAATVLMYELRELTVEETQLPDVELSRAPEEDIERFYDLFDDLLDATGYDEHKRDKTTRLVRRLVGRAHPTDREISTLLGLFRRTNRQLRHRRDLLEEYDEPDRWR, encoded by the coding sequence ATGAGCAGGCAGAACCCCGTCGTCGTCGTCGTCGAACCGAAGACGCCCGGCAACATCGGCACCATCGCGCGGGCGATGAAGAACTTCGGTCTCTCCGAACTGAAACTCGTCGACCCGCCGGAACTACACCGCGACGGCGACGCCTACGGGTTCGCCGGTCACGCTCGCGAGGACGTTTTGCCGAACGCCGAGACGGTCGAGTTCGACGATGTCGTCGAGAACTACCACACTGTCGCCACCACGGCCATCACGAACGAGGACAGCCGTCGCCACGTCCGCTACCCGTTCAAGACGCCGGTCGAACTCCGCGAGAGCCTGAAAACCGTCGAGACGCGCACCGCGCTCGTCTTCGGCCGCGAGGGGACCGGCCTGGACAACGGCGAACTGGAGCGGATGGACGAGATCTGCTCGATTCCGGCGAGCGACGAGTACCCCGTGCTCAACCTCGGACAGGCCGCCACCGTGCTGATGTACGAACTGCGGGAGCTGACCGTCGAGGAGACGCAACTCCCCGACGTGGAGCTGTCGCGCGCGCCCGAGGAGGACATCGAGCGGTTCTACGACCTGTTCGACGACCTGCTCGACGCGACCGGTTACGACGAGCACAAACGCGACAAGACGACGCGGTTGGTGCGCCGCTTGGTCGGCCGGGCGCACCCGACCGACCGCGAAATTTCGACGCTCTTGGGCCTGTTCCGCCGGACGAACCGTCAACTTCGGCACCGACGCGACCTCTTGGAGGAGTACGACGAACCCGACCGCTGGCGGTAG
- a CDS encoding class II fumarate hydratase, producing MSDDYRTEQDSLGDMQVPADAYWGAQTQRAVENFPISGITFGRRFVRALGVVKKAAAQANRDLGLIPEEKADAIVAAADEVIAGEHDDQFPVDVFQTGSGTSSNMNANEVIANRAAELVGAEIGSREVHPNDHVNFGQSSNDVIPTAMHVSALEAVEKDLLPALDELAAALGEKETEFDGVVKTGRTHLQDATPVRLGQEFGGYRTQIEKGIRRVEHTREHLSELALGGTAVGTGLNTHPEFPERAAEYIAEETGIEFREADDHFEAQAAHDAMGEAHGALRTVAGSMNKIANDLRLLASGPRNGLGEIEQPENQPGSSIMPGKINPVVAEAVNQVHKQVVGNDAAVAAGAAEGQIDLNLYKPVLAHNFLESSELLSNSAEVFADRFVRKLEANEEYAAEQVERSMALATALNPAIGYDKASKVAKQALAEGKTVRQVAVEEGYLTEEEADEVLDPEKMTHRGILGDD from the coding sequence ATGAGCGACGACTACCGTACGGAGCAGGACAGCCTCGGCGACATGCAGGTACCGGCCGACGCCTACTGGGGCGCACAGACCCAGCGCGCCGTGGAGAACTTCCCCATCTCGGGGATCACCTTCGGACGACGGTTCGTCCGCGCGCTCGGCGTCGTCAAGAAGGCCGCCGCGCAGGCGAACCGCGACCTCGGGCTGATCCCCGAGGAGAAAGCCGACGCCATCGTCGCCGCCGCCGACGAGGTCATCGCCGGCGAGCACGACGACCAGTTCCCCGTCGACGTGTTCCAGACCGGTTCGGGCACGTCGTCGAACATGAACGCCAACGAGGTCATCGCCAACCGCGCCGCCGAGCTCGTCGGCGCGGAGATCGGCTCCCGCGAGGTCCACCCGAACGACCACGTCAACTTCGGGCAGTCGTCGAACGACGTCATCCCGACCGCGATGCACGTCTCGGCGCTCGAAGCCGTCGAGAAGGACCTGCTTCCGGCGCTGGACGAACTCGCCGCGGCGCTCGGCGAGAAAGAGACCGAGTTCGACGGCGTCGTCAAGACCGGTCGGACGCACCTGCAGGACGCGACACCGGTCCGTCTCGGACAGGAGTTCGGCGGCTACCGCACGCAGATAGAGAAGGGCATCCGCCGCGTCGAACACACCCGCGAACACCTCTCGGAGTTGGCGCTCGGCGGGACGGCCGTCGGAACGGGCCTCAACACCCACCCCGAGTTCCCCGAGAGGGCGGCCGAGTACATCGCCGAGGAGACGGGCATCGAGTTCCGCGAGGCCGACGATCACTTCGAGGCGCAGGCCGCCCACGACGCGATGGGCGAGGCCCACGGCGCGCTCCGAACGGTCGCGGGGTCGATGAACAAGATAGCCAACGACCTCCGCCTCCTGGCGTCGGGTCCCCGAAACGGCCTCGGCGAGATCGAACAGCCCGAGAACCAGCCCGGTAGCTCCATCATGCCCGGCAAGATCAACCCGGTCGTCGCCGAGGCGGTCAACCAGGTCCACAAGCAGGTCGTCGGCAACGACGCCGCCGTCGCCGCGGGTGCGGCAGAGGGCCAGATAGACCTCAACCTCTACAAGCCGGTGTTGGCGCACAACTTCCTCGAATCGTCGGAACTGCTCTCGAACTCCGCGGAGGTGTTCGCCGACCGGTTCGTCCGCAAACTCGAAGCCAACGAGGAGTACGCCGCCGAACAGGTCGAGCGGAGCATGGCGCTGGCGACGGCACTCAACCCCGCCATCGGCTACGACAAAGCGTCGAAAGTGGCGAAGCAAGCGCTCGCAGAAGGCAAGACCGTCCGCCAAGTCGCCGTCGAGGAAGGCTACCTCACCGAGGAGGAGGCCGACGAGGTGCTCGACCCCGAGAAGATGACCCACCGCGGCATCCTCGGCGACGACTGA
- a CDS encoding DMT family transporter encodes MSLRRLYHQHSTAVLFACLAAFWGTSFVAIEVGLHYVPPLYFAGARYAVAGAVVFAYAVARSDRWLPSGRDEWLVVSIAGLFLIGAYHGLLYLGELRVSGPVAAVVISLTPILTAVCASALLPSKGLSAGELAGLGLGLVGVVVLVAPDPTALELGSALGVALVFLSAASFALGSVLTRPLESDLPLVSMEAWAMLLGAGSLFVGGALRGESVAAIHVTPVAVASFIYLTFVSGVVGFLLYFELLDRTGPTEINLVGYAEPVVATLASAALVGHVVEANAFVGFAAIFAGFAVLKRDALREFVARDVPAANDTYPDAD; translated from the coding sequence ATGTCTCTCCGTCGTCTCTATCACCAACATTCGACCGCAGTGTTGTTCGCCTGTCTCGCCGCGTTCTGGGGCACCTCCTTCGTCGCCATCGAAGTCGGCCTCCACTACGTCCCGCCGCTGTACTTCGCGGGCGCGCGGTACGCCGTCGCGGGCGCAGTCGTCTTCGCGTACGCCGTCGCCAGGAGCGACCGGTGGCTCCCCTCGGGACGCGACGAGTGGCTCGTCGTGAGCATCGCCGGTCTGTTCCTCATCGGCGCGTACCACGGCCTGCTGTATCTCGGCGAGCTGCGGGTGTCGGGACCCGTCGCGGCCGTCGTCATCAGCCTCACGCCCATTCTCACCGCCGTCTGCGCGAGCGCGCTCCTCCCCTCGAAGGGGCTGAGCGCCGGCGAACTCGCCGGCCTCGGCCTCGGTCTCGTCGGCGTCGTCGTTCTCGTCGCTCCCGACCCGACGGCGCTCGAACTCGGCTCGGCGCTCGGCGTCGCGCTCGTGTTCCTCAGCGCCGCCTCGTTCGCGCTCGGCTCCGTGCTGACCCGGCCGCTGGAGTCTGACCTCCCGCTGGTGTCGATGGAGGCGTGGGCGATGCTGCTCGGCGCGGGGTCGCTGTTCGTCGGCGGCGCGCTCCGGGGTGAATCGGTAGCGGCGATTCACGTGACGCCCGTCGCCGTCGCGTCGTTCATCTACCTGACGTTCGTCTCCGGCGTCGTCGGATTTCTCCTTTACTTCGAGCTGCTCGACCGGACCGGACCGACCGAAATCAACCTCGTCGGCTACGCCGAACCGGTCGTCGCAACGCTTGCGAGCGCGGCGCTCGTCGGTCACGTCGTCGAGGCGAACGCGTTCGTCGGCTTCGCCGCCATCTTCGCTGGTTTCGCCGTACTGAAGCGCGATGCACTCCGCGAGTTCGTCGCCCGCGACGTGCCCGCCGCCAACGACACGTACCCGGACGCGGACTGA
- a CDS encoding HVO_2901 family zinc finger protein, whose amino-acid sequence MVGMNVLRESKGRDMLLCRKCGAEFPEGQATRDGWHYRCPEDDCDAEGLGEGLRRA is encoded by the coding sequence ATGGTCGGGATGAACGTCCTACGCGAGTCGAAGGGCCGCGACATGTTGCTGTGCCGAAAGTGCGGAGCCGAGTTCCCGGAGGGCCAGGCCACCCGAGACGGCTGGCACTATCGGTGCCCCGAGGACGACTGCGACGCCGAAGGACTCGGCGAGGGACTTCGGCGCGCCTGA
- a CDS encoding M48 family metallopeptidase produces MNWTPDTALRRRMVRTLVLLVLVAGPLVLLPLAVIVAIFAGIYTMYVSGTWAISIPFQSMTGREVLFFVIIVLTIPMFYLKMLEKFVGGHFAEQRRTLLDRNLHYPSRSNAGELHRAVEYAAKQYGVPKPDVELAETDELRAYTLGVRSESTTVTLSTGLLRELDDAELRAVVAHELAHVRNRDVAVMTAVSMPVVLAEELSDEPLLGPVLSVVTAPLRLVGELLLADFSRAREFAADRAAAALTGDPSALASAFRKLDGATVDTPEDMRRHDAAFGIVSPYTDTSTVRWWNRRHLLATHPSLEERLSRLSELENELETGSPTEL; encoded by the coding sequence ATGAACTGGACGCCGGATACGGCGCTTCGCCGTCGGATGGTACGGACGCTCGTGTTGCTCGTCCTCGTCGCGGGTCCACTCGTGCTGCTACCGTTGGCGGTCATAGTCGCTATCTTCGCCGGCATCTACACCATGTACGTCTCGGGAACGTGGGCGATTTCCATTCCGTTCCAGTCGATGACCGGCCGTGAGGTGCTGTTTTTCGTCATTATCGTGCTCACAATCCCGATGTTCTACCTCAAAATGCTCGAAAAGTTTGTCGGCGGACACTTTGCCGAACAGCGGCGGACGCTCCTCGACAGAAACCTCCACTACCCGAGTCGGTCGAACGCCGGCGAACTCCACCGCGCTGTCGAGTACGCCGCAAAGCAGTACGGCGTTCCGAAACCGGATGTCGAACTCGCCGAGACCGACGAGTTGCGGGCGTACACGCTCGGAGTCCGGTCCGAATCGACGACGGTGACCCTCTCGACGGGGTTGCTCAGGGAACTCGACGACGCGGAGTTGCGGGCGGTTGTCGCTCACGAACTCGCGCACGTCCGAAACCGTGACGTGGCCGTCATGACCGCGGTTTCGATGCCCGTCGTCCTCGCCGAAGAACTCAGTGACGAGCCGCTTCTCGGTCCCGTGCTGTCGGTCGTGACCGCCCCGCTGCGTCTCGTCGGCGAACTGCTGCTCGCGGATTTCTCCCGAGCGCGAGAGTTCGCGGCCGACCGCGCCGCTGCCGCCCTAACGGGCGACCCCAGCGCCCTCGCCAGTGCGTTCCGAAAACTCGACGGCGCGACCGTCGACACACCGGAGGATATGCGACGCCACGATGCCGCGTTCGGTATCGTCTCGCCGTACACCGATACGTCGACGGTGCGTTGGTGGAACAGACGCCACCTCCTTGCGACGCATCCCTCACTCGAAGAGCGTTTGAGCCGCCTTTCCGAACTCGAAAACGAACTCGAAACAGGGTCGCCGACGGAGTTATGA